In Alkalihalobacillus sp. AL-G, the genomic stretch GCCATTTTTTAATCATAATGGTGTTAATAGCTTAAACTTTTCACCTGAAACAGGAAAACTTGTTTTAACAACCGGAGATGGTGGATCAGGATATGATCCTTTTAATTTAAGCCAGGATGAGATGGAAATCGCGGGTAAAATAATTGAAATTGATGTAGTTAAAAATACATCCATCTCTAATCCACCCGTAGTCACACGGTTTAATGAACTGCCTGTACCTATTCAGGAAACACTTACGGTAATTGCCAAAGGGGTTCGCAATATACCTGGGATTTCATATCAAAGATTTTATAATCAGTATATAAAATATGCGGGAAATGTCGGACAGGATTTGGTAGAGTCGATTTTTTCATTCGTTCAATATAAACCAATACCGGTTACTCAGCTTATTCAAGCCTCTTTAATGAAATCTGAACCTGACCAAGAAGGATTTGTTAACTTTGGATGGCGAGGGTGGGAAGGTGCTTTTCCTACTTCGATTATTAGGAGCTGCTCTACAAATCCGAATTTGGATGAGAAAACGATTGCTTATTACGATGAAGTAATTAAAACTTCAGTGAGGCGGATTCAGCCTTTAACTAGTTATTTCCATAAAGATCCCCGACCCGATAAGTTTGGGGGAACTGCACTTACAGGAGTACAACCATATATGGGGAAAGGAATCCCCGCTTTAACGGGAAGCGTTGTGTTTACCGATATTGCCCGTAAGGAACAACCTCAAACTCCGGGTAGAGGGGTCTTAGCTTATA encodes the following:
- a CDS encoding sorbosone dehydrogenase family protein; this translates as MIKVKVSLRPIVNRINLPTVLKTTILPGDSIERVFIATQVGEIFYIGNGDIRTFLDIRPRILKLGDPGGGYDERGLLGLAFHPQFYYNGLFYLHYSVAGTQGPGALPNSESARQGLPEFFNPDPCDPKTLNLRWTNRDTQYDHIDTVEEWILQSNGQPQKRRTLLNLRRPFFNHNGVNSLNFSPETGKLVLTTGDGGSGYDPFNLSQDEMEIAGKIIEIDVVKNTSISNPPVVTRFNELPVPIQETLTVIAKGVRNIPGISYQRFYNQYIKYAGNVGQDLVESIFSFVQYKPIPVTQLIQASLMKSEPDQEGFVNFGWRGWEGAFPTSIIRSCSTNPNLDEKTIAYYDEVIKTSVRRIQPLTSYFHKDPRPDKFGGTALTGVQPYMGKGIPALTGSVVFTDIARKEQPQTPGRGVLAYTRVRSDCKLSDFSVIETDYDFGAQSAYYVSLGINLDQTRLYLGVYGSMKVTDFNQGTVFEIAP